Proteins encoded together in one Impatiens glandulifera chromosome 1, dImpGla2.1, whole genome shotgun sequence window:
- the LOC124920491 gene encoding plastidic ATP/ADP-transporter-like encodes MQAVLQSKGLLSLPSNPKPRSVISSSQGLRHRFNVLKPNSLDGLSLSSTGFSKFHGFSQRNKGFICKAEAAAAVPDDGEPLLGGSDSPKFMGIEIVTLKKIIPLGLMFFCILFNYTILRDTKDVLVVTAKGSSAEIIPFLKTWVNLPMAIGFMLLYSKLANVLSKQALFYTVILPFIAFFGAFGFVLYPLSHYFHPTAFTDNLLAVLGPRFLGPLAIIRIWSFCLFYVMAELWGSVVVSVLFWGFANQITTVDEAKKFYPLFGLGANVALIFSGRTVKYFSNMRNSLGPGVDGWAISLRAMMTIVVFMGGAICFLYWWVNAYVPLPTRSKKKKEKPKMGTMESLKFLVSSKYIRDLATLVVAYGISINLVEVTWKSKLKAQFPSPNEYSAFMGDFSTATGIATFTMMLLSQWIFDKYGWGVAAKITPTVLLLTGVGFFSLILFGSPLTPTLATFGMTPLLAAVYVGALQNIFSKSAKYSLFDPCKEMAYIPLDEETKVKGKAAIDVVCNPLGKSGGALIQQFMILTFGSLANSTPYLGGILLIIVLGWLGAAKSLDGQFTALRREEEIEKELEKAAVSVKIPIVSEDSNGSLATERSLNPTGGDAPGSPSETYPR; translated from the exons ATGCAGGCCGTACTGCAATCCAAAGGGCTCCTTTCTCTACCTTCAAATCCAAAACCCAGAAGTGTAATTTCATCATCGCAGGGACTCAGGCATCGTTTCAACGTCTTAAAACCCAATTCTCTTGATGGGTTATCGTTATCATCAActgggttttcaaaatttcatGGATTCTCTCAAAGGAACAAAGGTTTCATCTGCAAGGCCGAGGCTGCCGCCGCCGTGCCAGATGATGGGGAGCCATTACTTGGAGGGTCTGATTCGCCAAAGTTTATGGGTATTGAAATCGTCACCCTTAAGAAGATTATACCACTTGGGTTGATGTTTTTCTGTATTCTCTTCAATTATACTATTCTAAGAGACACTAAAGATGTACTGGTTGTGACTGCTAAAGGGTCAAGTGCTGAAATTATACCATTTCTTAAAACCTGGGTTAATTTACCCATGGCTATCGGATTTATGTTGCTGTATTCAAAATTAGCTAATGTGTTGTCGAAGCAGGCTCTGTTCTATACAGTTATCCTACCTTTCATTGCCTTCTTTGGGGCTTTTGGATTTGTGCTTTATCCTCTTAGCCACTATTTTCATCCTACTGCCTTTACTGATAACCTTCTAGCTGTTCTTGGGCCGAGGTTTCTTGGTCCTCTTGCTATTATAAGGATTTGGTCCTTCTGTTTGTTCTATGTCATGGCTGAATTGTGGGGAAGTGTCGTTGTTTCGGTTCTTTTCTGGGGTTTTGCCAATCAG ATAACAACGGTTGATGAAGCTAAAAAATTCTATCCTTTGTTTGGTCTTGGAGCAAATGTTGCACTCATTTTCTCGGGTCGAACTGTGAAGTACTTTTCGAATATGAGGAATTCATTAGGCCCGGGTGTTGACGGTTGGGCGATCTCATTGAGAGCAATGATGACAATTGTTGTTTTCATGGGAGGTGCCATTTGTTTCCTTTATTGGTGGGTGAATGCTTATGTACCTCTTCCAACCCGaagcaagaagaagaag GAAAAACCGAAAATGGGTACAATGGAGAGCTTAAAATTCTTGGTTTCTTCAAAATACATTAGGGATCTTGCCACTTTGGTTGTTGCTTATGGCATTAGTATCAACCTTGTTGAGGTTACATGGAAATCGAAGCTCAAAGCTCAG TTTCCAAGTCCGAATGAGTACTCTGCATTCATGGGAGATTTCTCAACCGCTACAGGGATAGCTACATTCACTATGATGCTTTTAAGCCAATGGATTTTTGATAAGTATGGTTGGGGAGTGGCAGCCAAGATCACTCCTACTGTCTTACTCCTCACCGGAGTTGGGTTCTTTTCGTTGATACTGTTTGGAAGTCCTCTAACGCCGACTTTGGCTACGTTTGGGATGACCCCACTTCTCGCGGCTGTATATGTTGGCGCGCTGCAGAATATCTTCAGTAAAAGTGCCAAGTATAGTTTGTTTGATCCTTGTAAAGAAATGGCCTACATTCCTCTAGATGAGGAAACTAAG GTTAAAGGGAAGGCTGCAATTGATGTAGTCTGCAACCCGTTGGGGAAATCGGGAGGAGCATTGATCCAGCAGTTCATGATTCTGACTTTTGGATCCCTTGCGAATTCAACTCCTTACCTCGGAGGCATACTTCTAATCATTGTTCTCGGGTGGTTAGGGGCAGCCAAATCCTTGGATGGGCAGTTCACTGCACTTCGTCGAGAGGAGGAAATTGAAAAGGAACTGGAGAAAGCTGCAGTTTCAGTCAAAATTCCCATTGTATCGGAAGACAGTAATGGATCTCTTGCGACTGAGCGATCGCTCAATCCAACGGGAGGCGATGCCCCGGGCAGCCCGTCTGAGACCTATCCGCGCTAG
- the LOC124920490 gene encoding pentatricopeptide repeat-containing protein At1g15510, chloroplastic, producing MAVSAKPPTIPPHSDLSNCLHSRIHKTPKTLSFSRIIKTHNFSLRRTLEISVFKTNSVDSKDLNAQICDLCLAGDLVQAIRNVETMRELQIPIEEETFVALLKLCERKRAGEEGNRIYSFILNSMARLSLRVGNGLLSLFVRLGNLVEAWFVFGKMEERDVFSWNVLVGGYAKAGYFDEALNLYHRMLWAGVKPDNYTFPCILRTCGAVPDLSRGREVHLHVIRFGFESDTDVVNALITMYVKCGHLSTARQVFDKMPRRDRISWNAMISGCIENNESLQGLKLFLKMRELEIDPDLMTMTSVISACDAIGDERLGMALHGYVITTSLTLNVSINCSLVQFYSSIGCLEKSERVFTRIESKDVVSWTAMISGYENNGQPDKAIETYNRMMENEGVNPDEITIASVLSACTTLGLLDMGIKLHELAISSGLISYIIVANKLIDLYSKCKCVDKALEVFNQIRVKNVISWTSIILGLRINNRSFEAIVFFRQMQRSLVPNSVTVVSVLSACARIGALMCGKEIHARVLRNGLGFDGFVPNALLDMYVRCGRMTSAWNQFSTLNQDMVASWNILLTGYAQRGQGTLALEFFREMIDSGVVPDEITFISLLCACSRSQMVEEGLECFDLMKFRYNVVPNVKHYACLVDLLGRAGKLSDAHRIIKEMPMKPDPAIWGALLNACRIHKDVELGKMAAQNIFKMDDRSAGYYILLSNLFAETGRWDEVSQVRSSMVEKGLAIDPGCSWIEVKGKVNAFLSGDNFHPQIKELNAVLEGFYERMKKAEDNTYRITESEASKEDIFCGHSEKLAVVFGLLNTAPGTPIWVTKNLYTCERCHDTIKFISRVVRRAISVRDTEHFHHFKDGVCSCGDEGYWGKT from the coding sequence ATGGCGGTCTCTGCTAAACCTCCAACGATTCCTCCACATTCAGACCTTTCAAATTGCCTTCATTCAAGAATTCACAAAACCCCAAAAACCCTAAGTTTCTCAAGGATTATCAAAACCCACAATTTCTCCTTAAGAAGAACACTCGAAATCTCTGTTTTCAAGACCAATTCCGTCGATTCCAAAGACTTAAATGCTCAAATATGCGACCTTTGCCTTGCTGGAGACCTCGTACAAGCTATAAGAAACGTTGAAACGATGAGGGAACTTCAAATACCCATTGAAGAAGAAACCTTTGTTGCTTTGTTGAAGCTTTGTGAAAGGAAGAGAGCGGGTGAAGAGGGTAATCGGATTTACTCTTTCATATTGAATTCCATGGCTCGGTTGAGTTTACGGGTTGGGAATGGTTTATTGAGCTTGTTTGTAAGGTTGGGTAATTTGGTTGAAGCTTGGTTTGTGTTTGGGAAAATGGAAGAAAGAGATGTTTTTTCATGGAATGTTTTGGTGGGTGGATATGCGAAAGCTGGTTACTTTGATGAAGCTTTGAATTTGTATCATCGTATGTTATGGGCTGGAGTGAAACCAGATAATTATACTTTTCCTTGTATTCTTAGGACATGTGGTGCTGTTCCTGATTTGTCTAGAGGAAGAGAAGTTCATCTTCAtgttattaggtttggattTGAGTCAGATACTGATGTGGTTAATGCTTTGATAACCATGTACGTGAAATGTGGTCATCTTTCTACTGCACGGCAAGTGTTTGATAAAATGCCAAGAAGAGACAGAATTTCATGGAACGCAATGATTTCAGGGTGTATTGAGAATAATGAGAGTTTACAAGGATTAAAACTCTTTTTAAAAATGAGGGAACTCGAGATTGATCCTGATTTGATGACTATGACTAGTGTGATTTCAGCCTGCGATGCTATCGGCGACGAGAGACTTGGAATGGCCTTACATGGGTACGTTATTACAACATCGTTAACTTTAAATGTTTCGATTAACTGTTCGTTAGTTCAATTCTATTCGAGCATTGGCTGTTTGGAAAAATCAGAACGGGTATTTACTAGAATCGAGTCTAAGGATGTTGTATCATGGACGGCTATGATATCTGGCTACGAAAACAATGGTCAGCCCGATAAAGCCATAGAAACTTATAATAGAATGATGGAAAATGAAGGTGTCAATCCAGATGAAATCACTATTGCAAGTGTTCTATCTGCTTGCACGACTTTAGGTCTTTTAGACATGGGTATAAAGCTTCACGAGCTTGCCATTAGTTCAGGCCTGATATCATACATCATAGTTGCAAACAAGCTCATTGATCTATATTCCAAGTGTAAATGCGTTGACAAGGCTTTAGAAGTTTTCAACCAAATTCGCGTTAAAAATGTCATATCTTGGACATCTATTATTCTCGGGCTTAGAATCAACAATCGAAGCTTCGAAGCGATAGTTTTCTTCAGACAAATGCAGCGTAGTTTAGTCCCGAATTCAGTTACAGTCGTTTCAGTCCTCTCTGCTTGTGCTAGAATAGGCGCATTAATGTGTGGAAAAGAGATTCACGCGCGTGTACTAAGAAACGGACTAGGATTCGATGGCTTCGTACCAAACGCACTTCTCGACATGTATGTTCGTTGCGGAAGGATGACATCAGCATGGAACCAATTCAGCACGCTTAATCAAGACATGGTAGCTTCATGGAATATCCTTTTGACAGGATATGCACAAAGGGGACAAGGAACACTCGCACTCGAGTTTTTCAGAGAAATGATCGATTCTGGAGTAGTGCCCGACGAAATTACTTTTATATCCCTGTTATGCGCCTGCAGCAGGTCTCAGATGGTGGAAGAAGGTTTGGAGTGTTTCGATTTGATGAAATTCCGTTATAATGTTGTTCCGAATGTTAAGCATTACGCTTGCTTAGTTGATTTGCTTGGTCGAGCGGGGAAATTGAGCGATGCGCATAGAATTATAAAAGAAATGCCCATGAAACCAGATCCGGCTATTTGGGGTGCTCTGTTAAACGCGTGTAGAATACATAAGGATGTTGAGCTTGGGAAGATGGCTGCCCAGAATATATTCAAAATGGATGACCGAAGCGCGGGTTACTACATTCTCTTGTCGAATCTGTTTGCTGAAACGGGCAGATGGGATGAGGTCAGTCAGGTAAGAAGTTCAATGGTAGAGAAAGGTTTAGCGATTGATCCCGGTTGTAGTTGGATAGAAGTTAAGGGAAAGGTTAATGCTTTTCTCAGCGGCGACAATTTTCATCCTCAGATTAAGGAATTAAACGCAGTTTTGGAGGGCTTTTACGAGAGAATGAAGAAAGCAGAGGATAACACATATAGAATAACTGAAAGTGAAGCATCAAAAGAAGACATTTTTTGTGGGCACAGCGAGAAACTTGCAGTTGTGTTTGGACTGTTGAATACTGCACCCGGGACACCTATATGGGTGACGAAGAATCTCTATACTTGTGAAAGATGTCACGATACCATAAAATTTATCTCTAGGGTAGTAAGGAGAGCCATTTCTGTGAGGGATACAGAACATTTCCATCATTTCAAAGATGGTGTCTGTTCTTGTGGAGACGAGGGTTACTGGGGAAAGACTTGA
- the LOC124920492 gene encoding eukaryotic translation initiation factor 5B-like, whose protein sequence is MASNLFFTEEEMVVDESLGYPKAFAKLCKDRSLNPYFNGPPITFIPYAPQQIEASKEREFDEMFPIIDPKAKPTTKPKIFVNLLWKQLNHLGNAGFDPETFRIDPYGNVLYYNADPDSPLAWEIDHWFPCSRGGLTVGSNLRILQWQVCKKKKNSNKLEFLIPWWDLQVGISINQFLSIFASSNADFRRRAFSWLFSDGENEELNDSHSVESHLFPQHFVQSIEKVGLAPASVVFTRKELNERPRSSSPQIGMRKLRSNESKENENPYQAIVMARDSLRQKEESVKMQAEIKKLDNEVNELKQKAEEEKAAIQELELVLIKRKKRAEKCRKVAEAQSSYRIMLEKMIREAMHQSVVYKEQMRLNQAASSALMARLEAQKAICDSSEKDLYRKYKHRDELEKQITQTRKRSRLNDDSSLVGDKDNNTILYLPGINSGKTRLQKEVEASHLDNSNTHLTLHKELRVFLEEEQKVSEEGSAIVAVEETDKLGRLRQMGDLRFPIIRKPEGGDDAEKEEDEETRKQRGKGNVEKWLKMLMEDALEEVGEGSDSNHQNAENHPVQENAAGDEEEEEIVLREHRKTPLRNGPPYKLSSERSKAEEIVPLSKEEEKGRLSFEKKEVARSDSARAFRRIPSSPSIIINMRKGVDCIRKKPLVIDDEEEETTTTHFAARNNSIKSSIKTIMKKAVKI, encoded by the exons ATGGCGTCTAACCTGTTCTTCACCGAAGAAGAGATGGTAGTTGACGAATCCCTTGGTTATCCCAAAGCTTTCGCCAAGCTCTGTAAAGATCGAAGCTTGAATCCTTACTTCAATGGTCCTCCTATCACTTTCATCCCCTATGCTCCGCAACAAATCGag GCTTCAAAGGAGAGAGAATTCGATGAGATGTTCCCTATTATCGATCCCAAAGCAAAACCTACAACGAAACCCAAGATTTTTGTAAATCTCTTATGGAAACAACTCAATCATCTAGG aAATGCTGGATTTGACCCAGAGACTTTCCGGATTGACCCGTATGGAAATGTGCTGTATTACAATGCAGATCCGGATTCTCCTCTTGCCTGGGAAATTGATCATTGGTTTCCTTGCTCAA GAGGGGGACTGACAGTTGGAAGTAATTTAAGAATTCTACAATGGCAAGTAtgtaagaagaagaagaacagtaACAAATTAGAGTTCTTAATACCATGGTGGGATCTTCAAGTGGGTATCTCCATAAACCAGTTCTTATCCATCTTTGCTTCATCAAACGCGGATTTCAGGCGTAGAGCTTTCTCTTGGTTGTTTTCCGATGGCGAAAACGAAGAACTCAACGATTCTCATTCGGTTGAATCACACTTGTTTCCTCAGCATTTTGTTCAATCAATTGAAAAGGTTGGGCTCGCCCCAGCTTCAGTGGTCTTCACCCGAAAAGAGTTAAATGAAAGGCCAAGATCCAGTTCTCCTCAAATCG GGATGAGAAAATTGAGATCAAATGAGTCGAAAGAGAACGAGAACCCGTATCAAGCCATTGTAATGGCAAGAGATTCCCTAAGGCAAAAGGAAGAATCTGTAAAGATGCAAGCAGAAATTAAGAAGCTAGACAATGAAGTAAACGAACTGAAACAAAAAGCAGAGGAGGAGAAGGCAGCCATACAAGAGCTAGAACTAGTGTTGATCAAGCGAAAGAAACGGGCAGAGAAGTGTCGAAAAGTTGCAGAGGCGCAATCTTCGTACAGGATAATGCTGGAGAAAATGATTCGAGAAGCGATGCATCA GAGTGTAGTTTACAAGGAACAAATGAGATTGAATCAGGCAGCATCTAGTGCTCTAATGGCCAGACTTGAAGCTCAGAAAGCAATTTGTGATTCATCCGAGAAAGACCTATACAGGAAATACAAACACAGAGATGAGCTAGAAAAACAGATAACACAGACCAGGAAGAGATCGAGATTGAACGACGATTCTTCATTAGTCGGAGACAAAGATAACAATACCATTCTTTACTTACCAGGGATTAACTCAGGCAAGACCCGTTTGCAGAAGGAAGTTGAGGCTTCTCACCTTGATAATAGTAACACTCATTTAACACTACACAAGGAGCTGAGAGTTTTCCTAGAAGAGGAGCAGAAAGTATCTGAAGAAGGCTCCGCCATTGTCGCAGTGGAAGAAACCGACAAATTAGGGAGATTGAGGCAGATGGGCGATCTTCGTTTCCCCATCATACGTAAACCAGAAGGAGGAGATGATGCAGagaaggaagaagatgaagagacgAGAAAGCAACGTGGAAAAGGTAATGTAGAGAAGTGGCTAAAGATGCTGATGGAGGATGCACTAGAGGAAGTGGGAGAAGGTTCtgattcaaatcatcaaaatgcTGAAAACCACCCAGTTCAAGAAAATGCTGcaggtgatgaagaagaagaagaaatagtttTGCGTGAGCACAGAAAAACGCCATTAAGAAACGGTCCTCCCTACAAGTTATCTTCTGAGAGAAGCAAAGCAGAGGAAATAGTTCCCCTGagtaaagaagaagaaaaaggtaGATTAAGCTTTGAAAAGAAGGAGGTTGCAAGGTCAGATAGTGCACGGGCATTTCGAAGAATCCCATCTTCACCTTCTATAATCATCAATATGAGAAAAGGAGTGGATTGCATCAGAAAGAAGCCATTGGTCATTGAcgatgaggaagaagaaacaACCACCACCCATTTTGCTGCAAGGAACAACTCTATTAAGTCATCCATCAAGACAATCATGAAGAAGGCTGTGAAGATTTGa
- the LOC124918702 gene encoding uncharacterized protein LOC124918702, with protein sequence MSIMRNLFILMFFSTCFHFAFSSTIDGLLPNGDFELGPKPSQMNGTKVLLPDAIPNWYTSGFIEYVKSGQKQGDMLLIVPEGVHAVRLGNDASINHKVKTVKGTFYALTFSAARTCAQEEKLNVSFAPNRESNDWGILPIQTMYSSDGWDSYSWGFLAGSNEVVITIHNPGLEEDPACGPLIDSVALKALHPPRRLNSNMLKNGNFEEGPYIFPKSSWGVLIPPNIEDDHSPLPGWMIESLKAVKYIDSDHFSVPKGKRAIELVAGKESAIAQIVRTIPGKEYVLSFSVGDAKNACEGSLVVEAFAGKVTRQVPYTSKGMGGFIRDKLRFKAISTRTRVRFLSTFYTMKSDSSGSLCGPVIDDIQLIGVRKYSN encoded by the exons ATGTCAATAATGAGGAATCTCTTCATCTtgatgttcttctcaacttgcTTCCATTTTGCGTTTTCAAGTACTATCGATG GTTTGTTACCTAATGGAGACTTTGAATTGGGTCCAAAACCGTCTCAAATGAACGGAACAAAAGTTTTATTACCCGACGCCATTCCAAATTGGTACACTTCGGGTTTCATAGAATACGTGAAATCGGGTCAAAAACAGGGCGACATGTTACTAATAGTTCCCGAAGGAGTTCACGCAGTTCGATTAGGAAACGACGCTTCTATAAACCATAAAGTGAAGACAGTAAAAGGAACATTCTATGCCTTGACGTTTAGCGCAGCCCGAACTTGCGCCCAAGAGGAGAAACTAAACGTCTCGTTTGCGCCCAACCGTGAGTCAAACGATTGGGGGATCCTTCCAATCCAGACTATGTATAGTAGCGACGGTTGGGATTCTTATTCGTGGGGATTTCTTGCCGGATCCAATGAAGTTGTCATTACTATTCATAACCCGGGTCTTGAGGAAGACCCGGCTTGTGGCCCGTTAATTGATTCGGTTGCTTTGAAGGCTTTGCACCCGCCCCGAAGGCTTAACt CCAATATGTTGAAAAATGGGAATTTTGAAGAAGGGCCATATATATTTCCTAAATCATCATGGGGAGTGTTAATTCCACCAAACATTGAAGACGATCATTCCCCATTGCCCGGATGGATGATCGAATCTTTAAAGGCGGTTAAATATATCGACTCGGACCATTTTTCTGTCCCTAAAGGGAAACGTGCAATCGAGCTAGTTGCGGGTAAAGAGAGCGCAATTGCGCAAATTGTTAGGACTATTCCGGGAAAAGAATATGTACTAAGTTTTTCGGTTGGTGATGCTAAAAATGCTTGTGAGGGGTCTCTTGTTGTTGAGGCGTTTGCGGGTAAAGTTACGCGTCAAGTACCTTATACGTCTAAGGGAATGGGTGGGTTTATACGCGATAAGCTTCGGTTCAAGGCGATATCGACTAGGACCCGAGTTCGATTCTTGAGTACTTTTTATACTATGAAGAGTGATAGTTCGGGTTCTCTATGTGGTCCGGTAATTGATGATATTCAATTGATTGGGGTGAGGAAGTATTCTAATTAA